In Trichoderma asperellum chromosome 1, complete sequence, a single window of DNA contains:
- a CDS encoding uncharacterized protein (EggNog:ENOG41): MTLLHPSSISASHLSASHRYQPGGHDMELKEKRSVISRELKTLEPGSLYITISVPRSNPQLQGPFSDFHYLPYLPHDLDLASYEVSCAKGIDREEFDWGVYLHRGHGNGTWYGLRRLSSSIDASMGTTGMGGASSAGNSTGDGAKATAASRSMPFYTLSRQDMRQSPRLQARVAGLIRVLRAPSPLAAGLTSYLDWLAAQTASSATRSFIWASSMYLRARRHLSADHPHGTVRSDAAATDFLFDTKGFLQEALHLAYKEVWYGLAGQLPRPTMASAFGVELVAAAAVSATETAVGVLHEHVNDDDDAGGRSAAEECQRGSGYQRSASAAGSLDDSNSSTLVGEQNMGLDAADSISIGLSA, from the coding sequence ATGACGCTGCTCCACCCATCATCGATTTCAGCCTCGCATCTCTCAGCCTCGCATCGCTATCAGCCTGGAGGACATGACATGGAGCTCAAAGAGAAGCGCTCAGTCATCAGCCGCGAGCTGAAAACCCTTGAGCCCGGATCTCTGTACATCACGATCTCCGTCCCTCGATCTAATCCTCAGCTCCAAGGTCCCTTCTCCGATTTCCACTACTTGCCATACCTCCCTCACGATCTGGACTTGGCATCTTACGAAGTTTCCTGCGCGAAGGGTATCGATAGAGAGGAATTCGACTGGGGTGTCTACTTGCACCGAGGCCATGGCAATGGTACCTGGTATGGACTCCGCCGGCTAAGCAGCTCGATCGACGCGAGCATGGGGACTACAGGCATGGGtggcgcttcttctgctggcAATTCTACGGGCGATGGTGccaaagcaacagcagcatctcgcAGCATGCCCTTCTACACTCTCTCTAGGCAGGACATGCGCCAGTCGCCGCGTCTGCAAGCCCGCGTAGCCGGCCTGATCAGGGTCCTGCGAGCACCGAGCCCCTTGGCCGCCGGCTTGACATCCTATCTGGACTGGCTGGCGGCCCAGACGGCATCCAGCGCCACGAGGTCCTTCATCTGGGCGTCGTCCATGTACCTCCGCGCGCGCCGTCACCTGTCGGCCGACCATCCGCACGGCACCGTGAGAAGCGATGCGGCTGCGACGGACTTCTTGTTCGATACGAAGGGGTTCCTGCAGGAGGCCCTGCACCTGGCGTACAAGGAGGTCTGGTACGGACTCGCGGGCCAACTGCCACGACCTACCATGGCCTCTGCGTTTGGAGTTGagctagtagcagcagccgccgtaTCCGCAACGGAGACGGCCGTGGGCGTACTACACGAGCATGtcaacgacgacgatgatgccgGCGGCAGATCTGCCGCCGAAGAATGTCAACGGGGGTCTGGCTATCAGCGCTCAGCCTCGGCAGCAGGGTCTTTGGacgacagcaacagcagcacccTGGTAGGGGAACAAAACATGGGGTTGGATGCCGCGGATAGCATCTCGATCGGCTTATCAGCGTGA